A single genomic interval of Ramlibacter sp. harbors:
- the rpsU gene encoding 30S ribosomal protein S21, translated as MTTVRVKENEPFDVALRRFKRTIEKLGLLTELRAREFYEKPTAERKRKKAAAVKRHYKRVRSMQLPKKLY; from the coding sequence ATGACCACCGTCCGCGTTAAAGAAAACGAGCCGTTTGACGTCGCCCTGCGCCGCTTCAAGCGCACCATTGAAAAGCTGGGTCTGCTGACCGAACTGCGCGCCCGCGAGTTCTACGAAAAGCCCACCGCCGAGCGCAAGCGCAAGAAGGCTGCCGCCGTCAAGCGCCACTACAAGCGCGTTCGCAGCATGCAGTTGCCCAAGAAGCTCTACTGA